Proteins encoded within one genomic window of Lemur catta isolate mLemCat1 chromosome 23, mLemCat1.pri, whole genome shotgun sequence:
- the PIGR gene encoding polymeric immunoglobulin receptor, translating into MTLFLLTCLLAAFPVVSMKSPIFGPQEVSSVEGNAVSITCFYPPTSVNRHTRKYWCRQGASGRCTTFISSEGYVSSDYVGRANLTNFPENGTFVVDIARLSGNDSGHYKCGLGLNNRGLSFDVSLKVSQDTGLLKDAEVHTVDVGRTVTINCPFKSANAQKKKSLCKQLGQNCPLIIDTNQYVNPQYSGRISLTIQGTSQSVFTVTIKHLQLSDAGLYVCQAGDDSSADKKNVDLQVLEPEPELVYGDLRGSVSFDCALGSEVANVAKFLCRVSKGGNCDVVINTLGTRDSSFEGRILLTPKDKNGEFSVLITGLRKEDAGRYLCGAHSDGLLQDGWPIQAWQLFVNEETAIPRSASVLKGVAGGSVAVLCPYNPKEGSLLKYWCRWDGAQSGRCPLLVESEGPVRDEYAGRLALLGEPGNGTYTVILNQLTAQDAGFYWCLTNGDTRWRTTVELKVIEGKPNLKVPENVTAVLGESLKLPCHFPCRFYSHEKYWCKWSNRGCPALPTEDEGPSQAFVNCDQNSRIVSLTLNPVTKADEGWYWCGVKQGQHYGETAAVYVAVEEKVQESHNISPANANAATDEEVVEPRVRETENKAVQDPRLFAEEGVVEDVGDQADGSSASADTSSSEGKGGSHKVLLSTLVPLTLVLALGAAAVGVARARHRKNVDRVSIASYRTNISMSDFENSREFGANDNMGASGVTQETSLEGKDEFSTTTESTTETKEPKKAKRSSKEEAEMAYTAFLLQASHVAAEAQDKPTEA; encoded by the exons ATGACGCTCTTCTTGCTCACCTGCCTGCTGGCTGCCTTTCCAG TGGTCTCCATGAAGAGTCCCATATTTGGTCCCCAGGAGGTGAGTAGTGTGGAAGGTAACGCAGTGTCCATCACGTGCTTCTACCCACCCACCTCTGTCAACCGGCACACGCGGAAGTACTGGTGCCGGCAGGGGGCCAGCGGCCGCTGCACAACCTTCATCTCCTCCGAGGGCTACGTCTCCAGCGACTACGTGGGCAGAGCCAACCTCACTAACTTCCCAGAGAACGGCACATTTGTGGTGGACATTGCCCGACTATCCGGGAATGACTCTGGGCACTACAAATGTGGCTTGGGCCTCAACAACCGAGGCCTGTCCTTTGACGTCAGCCTGAAGGTCAGCCAGG ATACCGGGCTCCTAAAAGACGCTGAAGTCCACACAGTAGACGTGGGCAGAACAGTGACCATCAACTGCCCTTTCAAGTCTGCGAATGCTCAGAAGAAGAAGTCCTTGTGCAAGCAGCTAGGCCAGAACTGCCCACTCATCATCGACACCAATCAGTATGTGAACCCCCAATATAGCGGCAGAATAAGCCTTACGATTCAGGGTACCAGTCAATCAGTGTTCACCGTCACCATCAAACATCTCCAGCTCAGCGATGCTGGGCTGTATGTCTGCCAGGCCGGGGATGATTCCAGTGCGGATAAGAAGAACGTCGACCTCCAAGTGCTTGAGCCCGAGCCTGAGCTGGTTTATGGGGACCTGAGAGGCTCAGTGTCCTTTGACTGTGCCCTGGGCTCTGAGGTGGCAAATGTGGCCAAATTTCTGTGCCGGGTGAGCAAGGGGGGAAACTGCGATGTGGTCATCAACACCCTGGGTACGAGGGATTCGTCCTTTGAGGGCAGGATCCTGCTCACCCCCAAGGACAAGAACGGCGAATTCAGTGTGCTGATCACAGGCCTGAGGAAGGAGGACGCCGGGCGCTACCTGTGCGGGGCCCACTCTGACGGGCTGCTGCAGGACGGCTGGCCCATCCAGGCTTGGCAGCTCTTCGTCAATGAGG AGACCGCGATCCCCCGCAGCGCCTCTGTGCTGAAGGGCGTGGCAGGCGGCTCGGTGGCCGTGCTCTGCCCCTACAACCCGAAGGAAGGCAGCCTGCTCAAGTACTGGTGTCGCTGGGACGGGGCGCAGAGCGGCCGCTGCCCCCTGCTGGTGGAGAGCGAGGGGCCGGTGCGGGACGAGTACGCGGGCCGGCTGGCGCTGCTCGGGGAGCCTGGCAACGGCACCTACACCGTCATCCTCAACCAGCTCACCGCGCAGGACGCCGGCTTCTACTGGTGCCTGACCAACGGCGACACTCGCTGGAGGACCACTGTGGAGCTCAAGGTTATTGAAG gAAAACCGAACCTCAAGGTACCAGAGAATGTCACTGCTGTGCTGGGAGAGTCCCTCAAGCTGCCCTGCCACTTCCCGTGCAGATTCTACTCCCATGAAAAATATTGGTGCAAGTGGAGCAACAGgggctgcccagccctgcccaccgaAGACGAAGGCCCCAGCCAGGCCTTTGTGAACTGCGACCAGAACAGCCGGATCGtctccctaaccctgaacccagTCACCAAGGCAGACGAGGGCTGGTACTGGTGTGGGGTGAAGCAGGGCCAGCACTATGGAGAGACAGCCGCTGTCTACGTGGCAGTTGAGGAGAAGGTGCAGG AGTCCCACAACATCAGCCCAGCAAACGCAAATGCTGCTACGGATGAGGAGGTGGTAGAGCCGAGGGTCAGGGAGACTGAGAACAAAGCCGTTCAGGACCCCAGGCTTTTTGCCGAGGAAGGAGTGGTGGAGGATGTGGGAGACCAAGCCGATGGGAGCAGTGCGTCTGCGGATACCAGCAG CTCTGAGGGGAAAGGCGGGAGTCACAAAGTGCTGCTCTCCACCCTGGTGCCCCTGACCCTGGTGCTGGCGCTGGGCGCTGCGGCTGTGGGGGTGGCCAGAGCCCGGCACAGGAAGAACGTGG ACCGGGTTTCCATCGCAAGCTACAGGACAAACATTAGCATGTCGGACTTCGAGAATTCCAGGGAATTTGGAGCCAATGACAACATGGGAGCCTCTGGGGTCACTCAGGAGACTTCCCTCGAGGGAAAAGATG AGTTCAGCACCACCACTGAGAGCACCACGGAGACCAAAGAACCCAAGAAGGCAAAAAgg TCCTCCAAGGAGGAAGCCGAGATGGCCTATACCGCCTTCCTGCTCCAGGCCAGCCACGTGGCCGCCGAGGCCCAGGACAAGCCCACGGAAGCCTAG
- the FCAMR gene encoding high affinity immunoglobulin alpha and immunoglobulin mu Fc receptor, whose translation MCTLRSVRREGGFLGEGTVVSPSGLSDPVPVLSKLRFQREKVASQRAGWKMLLLLTLCLLQAATWDLSRAVAVGAGEAGGQAALAWGTAWSSLAWQGFRAGSLPLPLVDPRTAPPGDPPPPFAAGSSLSPPHRGPHLRWLLDGSLPSRTHLWAVETPSSRLCWRESSLAVANALRGPRLVSGKLGGAVTIQCRYAPSLVNRRQRKYWCRLGPPRWICRTIVSSTHYTHHLYHGRVALADFPHRGFFVVRLSQLSLDDVGCYHCGIGDESTMVFFSMNLTVSAGPSSTFPTATAATGVLTPTSFGTASPAANRWTPGPTQTTEGQGTEWDRVAPTPGASTATASAKGRHTPGTTGTAAAGTGIWVEASVKATVPVPESPTSKTSGVSNTTEGVWMWGTRSSMTNRAIVSKDRRERTTTQADRPRVETERAGIPVDAARKVIGTTGPSALVSENLPWETLQEATPVAKQQFLGSIEGTTPAAGVWTLGITSTETASVEGSTEGDPDTAAGDSGPQATPSQAPAAGPLRPPGKESSVKSAFPEKSSARILTPVSTMLAPFMLAALVLLQRKLRRRTTSQEAESPPGVTLIQMTHFLEPSLQPDQLPPVERKMLQDDSPPAQASLTVPEKDPGPQEMER comes from the exons ATGTGCACGCTTAGGagtgtgaggagggagggaggcttccTTGGGGAGGGCACTGTGGTCTCCCCCTCAGGTTTATCCGACCCGGTCCCTGTGCTGAGCAAACTGAGGTTCCAGAGAGAGAAG GTTGCCAGCCAGAGGGCAGGATGGAAAATGCTCCTCCTCCTCACACTGTGCCTGCTACAAG CTGCCACCTGGGACCTCAGCAGGGCCGtagcagtgggggcaggggaggcgggAGGGCAGGCAGCTCTGGCTTGGGGGACGGCCTGGAGCTCTCTGGCCTGGCAGGGGTTTCGAGCTGGCTCTTTGCCTCTTCCTCTTGTGGACCCTCGGACAGCCCCCCCCGGTGACCCACCCCCTCCCTTTGCTGCAGGTTCTTCTTTGTCCCCTCCACACAGAGGACCCCATCTCAGATGGCTGCTGGATGGCTCTCTTCCCTCCAGAACCCACCTCTGGGCCGTTGAAACACCTTCGTCACGCCTGTGCTGGCGGGAGAGTTCCTTAGCAG TTGCAAATGCATTGAGGGGCCCGAGGCTGGTGTCTGGGAAGCTCGGGGGAGCCGTCACCATCCAGTGCCGTTATGCCCCCTCCCTGGTCAACAGGCGCCAGAGGAAGTACTGGTGCCGCCTGGGCCCCCCCAGGTGGATCTGCCGCACCATCGTGTCCAGCACCCACTACACTCACCACCTCTATCACGGCCGTGTGGCTCTCGCGGACTTTCCACACAGAGGCTTCTTTGTGGTCCGGCTGTCCCAGCTGTCCCTGGATGATGTGGGATGCTACCACTGCGGCATTGGAGACGAAAGTACCATGGTGTTCTTCAGCATGAATCTGACCGTCTCTGCAG GTCCTTCCAGCACCTTCCCCACGGCCACTGCAGCTACTGGGGTGCTCACCCCGACATCCTTTGGAACAGCATCTCCAGCAGCCAACAGATGGACCCCAGGACCCACCCAGACCACAGAAGGACAAGGGACAGAATGGGACAGGGTTGCTCCAACTCCaggagccagcacagccacagctTCAGCTAAGGGAAGACACACCCCAGGAACAACTGGGACCGCAGCTGCAGGGACAGGCATCTGGGTGGAGGCTTCTGTCAAGGCAACAGTTCCCGTTCCAGAGAGTCCAACTTCAAAAACCAGCGGCGTGTCCAACACAACAGAAGGTGTTTGGATGTGGGGCACCAGAAGCTCAATGACAAACAGGGCTATTGTCAGCAAGGACAGGAGGGAGAGGACAACCACCCAGGCCGACAGGCCAAGGGTGGAAACAGAGAGGGCGGGGATACCTGTGGATGCAGCCAGGAAGGTCATAGGAACCACTGGGCCATCAGCCCTGGTCTCAGAAAATCTGCCCTGGGAAACCCTCCAAGAAGCAACACCGGTTGCTAAGCAACAATTCCTGGGCTCCATTGAAGGAACAACCCCAGCTGCAGGAGTGTGGACCTTGGGAATCACCAGCACAGAGACTGCATCTGTGGAGGGAAGCACAGAAGGGGACCCAGACACTGCGGCTGGAGACAGTGGTCCCCAAGCAACGCCGAGCCAGGCCCCAGCAGCAGGTCCCCTGAGACCCCCCGGCAAAGAGTCATCCGTGAAGAG TGCTTTTCCAGAAAAGAGCAGCGCTCGCATCCTCACTCCAGTCTCTACCATGCTGGCCCCGTTCATGCTTGCGGCTCTGGTTCTGTTGCAAAGGAAGCTCCGGAGAAGGACGACCT CTCAGGAGGCAGAAAGCCCACCAGGGGTCACCCTGATTCAGATGACACATTTCCTGGAGCCAAGTCTCCAACCAGACCAGCTGCCCCCCGTGGAAAGGAAGATGCTCCAGGATGACTCTCCTCCTGCCCAAGCCAGCCTGACTGTCCCAGAGAAGGACCCGGGGCCccaagaaatggaaagataa